Part of the Thermococcus barossii genome is shown below.
CGAGCCGGGGGAGGTCATAAGGATGCCGATAGCCCACGCGGAGGGTAACTACTACGCAGATGACCCGTCAAAGGTCAGAATCGTCTTCCAGTACAGCGACGAAAAGGGCAACGTAACCGAAAAAGCGAACCCAAACGGCTCGGTTCTCAACATAGCGGCCGTAACCAACGAGAGGGGCAACGTCCTCGGAACCATGCCCCACCCGGAGCGCGCGAGCGACCGCTTTTTGGGGGGCGAGGACGGTCTGAGGCTCTTCAGGAGCATGGTGGAGTGGGCGAGGAGGTGATGGAATGTTCCCGCACGAGGAGACGCTCATCCGTGAACGCTTGAAGAGAGAGCCGAACGAGCTTGAGTGGGCCATGCTGGAGGTCATGTGGAGCGAGCATGCCTCATACAAGTCGAGCAGGCCGTGGCTGAAGCTCCTGCCGACGGAGAACGAGCACGTGATTTTGGGCCCCGGTGAGGACGCTGGAATAATCAGGTTTGACGATGAGACCTGGGTAGTCGTCGGAATCGAGAGCCACAACCACCCTTCAGCGGTGGAGCCCTACGGTGGAGCGGCGACGGGCGTCGGTGGAATCGTCAGGGACATACTCTGTATGGGTGCAAGGCCGATAGCCCTCCTCGACCCGATACGCTTCGGGCCATTGGAGAAGGAGCGGAACCGGTATCTCTTTGAGTACGTCGTCAAGGGCATAGCCGACTACGGCAACAGGATAGGTGTCCCGACGGTCGGAGGAGAAACCGAGTTCGATGAGAGCCTTGAGGACTACACGCTCGTCAACGTTGCCTGCGTTGGGATTATGAGGCCCGAGCACCTCGTCCACAGCTACGTCACCGAGTCCGGTCTCAAACTCATCCTTGTCGGTAACAGAACCGGGAGGGACGGGATTCACGGTGTCACCTTCGCCAGCGAGGAGCTGGGCGAGAACGCGGAGGAGGAAGACCGCTCCGCGGTGCAAATTCCTGACCCCTTCACTGAGAAACTGCTCATAGAGGCCACCCTTGAGGCGGTCTACACCGGCAAGGTAAAGGCGCTCAAAGACCTTGGTGGTGGCGGTTTGACCTGCGCCGCGTCTGAGATGGCAGGGAAGAAGGGCTTCGGCGCGGTAATCTACGCCGACAGAGTTCCACTTCGCGAGCCGGGGATGAGCGTTACCGAGGTAATGATTTCCGAAAGCCAGGAGAGAATGCTCTTCGCGGTTAGCGAAGCCGACGTCGATGCCCTCGGAAAGATTTTCGAGAAGTACGGCCTTGAGTGGACGGTTGTTGGGGAGGTCGTTGAGGAGCCGCGCTTTGTGATATACTGGATGGGGAAGAAGGTAGCGGACCTTCCGGTGGAACTCCTCGCGGATGTGCCGACGATAGAGTGGGAGATGAAGCCTTACAGCATCGAAAAGCCTGTTGAAACTCCGGAGGTTTCCTTCGATAGAGCCTTCAACCTCGTCTGGAGCAGCCCGAACGTCGTAAGCAAGCGCTGGGTCTGGCAGCAGTACGACCACGAGGTTCAGGGGAGGACCGTCCTCAAGCCCGGGAGAGACGCCGCCGTCCTGAAGCTCAACGACGAGTACGGCCTGGCCTTCGTTGCCGACGGAAACCCCCGCCACAGCCACCTCAACCCCTACCAAGGTGCGATGGGTGCCGTTGCTGAAGTCGTCAGGAACCTCGTGGGCGTTGGGGCTGAACCCCTGGCCTTGGTGGACAACCTCAACTTTGCCTCGCCCGAGAGGCTCGAGGTTTACTGGAGCTTCGCCGAGACGGTGAGGGGGCTGGCCGATGCGGCTAAAGCCTTCGGTTTGGCGTACGTCAGCGGCAACGTCAGCTTCTACAACGAGGTCGTTGACAGGCCGATAAAGCCGACCCCCGTCGTTGCCGGCCTTGGGAAGGTAAAGCTTGAGGAAATTCCGGAGATGGGGCTGGAAGAGGGCCTGCTCATCGCGGTGGTCGGCCTCACAAGGCCTGAACTCGGCGGTTCAGAACTTTACAGGGTCTTTGGAGTCGAGGGCGGCTTTGCCCCCCGTGTAAACCTTAAGGTGGAGAGGGCCAACGCCGAGGGGATTCTGAAGGCTATACAGAAAGGTCTCGTTAGGGCGGTGCACGATGTGAGCAGGGGCGGTATAGCCGTCGCTTTGGGGGAGATGGCTCTAGCAGGAAGCACGGGCTTTACGGTGGATTTCTCGAAGGTTCCAGCCGAAACATCAAACCCGGTCGAGGTGGCTTTCAGCGAGAGCCACTCCCGCTATATCGTGGCCTTCCCGGAGGAAAACCTCGATGAGCTCACCGCCGTCTTCAGGGACTTCGCCGTCATTGGAAGGGCCGGCAGAAAGGAGGCGGCCTTCCTCTGGGACGGAAGGGAGCTCCTCCGGAAGCCCCTCGAAGAGCTCAGGGCAATCCATGAGTCCCTGCCAAAGCTTCTGGGTGAGGAGGAATGAGGGTAGCGACCTACGCTTCACACTCTGCCCTCCAGATTTTGAAGGGGGCAAAGGGGGAGGGCTTTGAGACGATAGCCTTTGGAAACCCCCGCGTTAAGCCCCTTTACATGCGCTACTTCCCTGTGGCGGATTACTTCATTGAGGGAACCTATCCGGAGGAAGAGCTGCTTGAGCTCGATGCGGTCGTCATACCAACCGGTTCCTTCGTCGCCCATCTCGGAATCGAGCTTGTTGAAAAAATGCGCGTCCCCTACTACGGCAACAAAGAAGTCCTGAAGTGGGAGAGCGACAGGAACCTCGAGAGGAAGTGGCTCGAGAGGGCAAAGCTCCGCCTCCCGAGGGTCTACGATGACCCGGACGGGATAGACGGGCCGGTCATAGTCAAGCCCTTCGGCGCGGGCGGTGGAAAGGGCTACTTTTTGGCTAAAAGCCCAGAGGACTTCTGGAGAAAGGCGGAACGACTGGGCATCAGGGACAAGGAAGACCTAAGAAAGGTTCAGATTCAGGAGTACGTCCTCGGCGTCCCGGTTTATCCCCACTACTTCTACTCGAAGCTCAACCGCGAGCTGGAGCTGATGAGCATAGACAGAAGGTATGAGTCCAACGCCGACGCAGTGGGCAGGGTCCCGGCCAAAGAGCAGCTCGATCTCGAAATTAACACCAACTACACGGTGGTGGGCAACATCCCGATAGTCCTGAGGGAGAGCCTGCTGATGGACGTCATCGAGGCCGGCGAGAGGACGGTCAAAGCTGCCGAGGAGCTCATGGGCGGCCTGTGGGGCCCCTTCTGCCTGGAGGGGGTCTTCACCGAGGAGCTGGACTTTGTGGTTTTCGAGATTTCCGCGAGGATAGTGGCGGGAACAAACCCCTTCGTCCACGGCTCGCCCTACAGCTGGCTCCGCTATGACGAACCCGTTAGCACGGGGAGGAGAATCGCGATGGAGCTGAAGCAGGGATTAGAGGAGGATCGGCTCGATGAAATTTTGACGTGAAACTGTCTAATTTCCGCTCGGATATGTTTATAAATTGACGTCCGAATGGTTGGCAAAAAGGTGGTGCTCATGTGGGAGAGGTTCATCGAGGAGAAGGTTGAGGAGATAAGGAATACGGTCGGTGACGGGAAGGCCATAATAGCCCTCTCCGGCGGCGTTGACAGCTCGGTCGCAGCGGTGCTTGCTCACAAAGCGATTGGCGACAGACTCCACGCCGTCTTCGTGAACACCGGCTTCATGAGGAAGAACGAGCCGGAATTTGTCGTCAAGACCTTCCGCGACGAGTTCGGGCTCAACCTGCACTACGTCGATGCCGGCGAGAGGTTCTTCAGCGAGCTCAAGGGGGTCACCGATCCAGAGGAGAAGAGGAAGATAATCGGCAGGGTCTTCATCGAGGTCTTCGAGGAGGTCGCAAGGGAGATTGACGCCCAGTTTCTCATCCAGGGAACCATAGCCCCGGACTGGATTGAGAGCAGGGGCAAAATCAAGAGCCACCACAACGTTGGAGGTCTGCCCGAGAGGCTCAACCTCAGGCTGATAGAGCCGGTCCGCGACCTTTACAAGGACGAAGTCAGGGAGCTTGGCAGGGAGCTCGGCCTCCCGGAGAAGATATACAACCGCATGCCCTTCCCGGGGCCGGGTCTTGCCGTCCGTGTCCTCGGCGAGGTTACTCCGGAGAAGGTCGCCATCGTTAGAGAGGCAAACGCCATAGTCGAGGAGGAAATCGAGAGGGCCGGGCTGAGGCCCTGGCAGGCCTTCGCCGTTCTGCTGGGAGTGAAGACCGTCGGCGTTCAGGGCGACATAAGGGCCTACAAGGAAACTATAGCGGTTCGCGTCGTTGAGAGCCTCGACGGCATGACGGCAAATGCCATGAACGTCCCCTTCGAGGTCCTCCAGAGAATAGCCTTCAGGATAACGAGCGAGATTCCCGATGTTGGAAGGGTGCTCTACGACATCACCAACAAGCCTCCAGCAACGATTGAGTTCGAGTGAGGTGGTGGCATGATAGTCATAATGGACAACGGCGGGCAGTACGTTCACAGGATATGGAGGACTTTGAGATACCTTGGCGTTGAGGCAAAGATAATCCCGAACACGACACCGCTTGAGGAGATAAAGGCGATGAAGCCCAAAGGCATAATCTTCTCCGGCGGACCGGACATAAACAAGACTGGCAACTGTGAGGCAATCCTTGAGCACTACGAGGAGTTCAACGTCCCAATCCTCGGCATCTGCCTTGGCCACCAGCTGATAGCGAGGCACTTCGGAGGGAAGGTCGGCAGGGGTGAGAAGGCCGAGTACAGCCTCGTTGAGGTGGAGATACTGGAGGAGAACGACATCTTCCGTGGGCTTCCGGAGAGGCTCAAGGTCTGGGAGAGCCACATGGACGAGGTGAAGGAGTTACCCAAGGGCTTCAGGCTCCTCGCGAGGAGCGAGACCTGCCCGATTGAGGCCATGAAGCACGAGAGCCTGCCCATCTACGGCGTCCAGTTCCACCCCGAGGTTTTCCATACCGAGCGCGGGGCGGATATCTACCGTAACTTCGCGGAGCTCTGCGGCGAGCTCTAGTCAGCTAGTCGATCCTTTCCTCATCTTTTATCGGCAACGGGTTCAGTCATCATCCCGTCCTCTTCTTCCGGGGAAGGTGTTAAAGCGTTTTGGTTACTAAGAAGCATTGCAAAATCAAAAACTTTTTAAAATTTTAGTTCTTACTCTTGTGGGTGATACTTTGGGGCATACCGTATATTACAGCATCAGAATCAAGGAGTGGGATGGATTCAAAAGCTTCATTGAACGAATTTGCAATGGGATTGGCTATGGCTTCGTGGATAACGGGGACTCCATTCTCCTAATACCGGAATGTCGTAACGTCGAGCCTCTTGAAATAAGAATGGAGGGGGAGGGGTTTGTAAAAACCAACCTGATTGAGCCCTGTCATTCGGTATATCTGCTCGTACTTCACTCGGTTTCTTCCTTTGGCTCGGTTGAGCTGTGGGAGGACTGATTCTCGATATCGCTAAGGTAAACCTCTATAATCTTGAGCGGGACGGCTCCCTTCAGCTTTCTGTCCTCCACGATAAGCTTCACTACCCTGCCGACTTCCAAGTCTTCTACAGCATCGACCCAGTAGTGGCCCGGCTTGACGTTTGCCGCTATGTCGTCGTGGACGAAGACCTTAACGACTTCGCCTTTAATCTCCTCAACAACGCCGTAGGTGTAGTCCCTTCCGTATCTCTGCTTGAAGTACCACCTGAAGGCCATGACTGCCACAAAGGCGATGAGAAGGTAGGCGTAGTAATAGTAGATGCTCGTTGCGATTCTCCGTACCACAGTATATCCTGTGAAAACAGCAAATGAAATCAGCGATATTGCATAGTAGAAGAACCTGTACGGTTCATGTTCAACAAAGAACTCCCTGTTCCTGACCAGGGTGTATCTAAGGTAAAGGAAGTAAACCACCGCAACTCCCACAAGCCACAGCGGACTGGCCCTGAGGAAGAGCAGGATGAGGTTCATAATAAGGTAAAGAAGAAAGGCAATCTGGAGCTTGAGACTGAGGTACTCATGGGTCGTGAGTCTTTTTTTCACGAGCCTGCCCAGATATCTAAAGCTAGGGGGCTCTTCCGACGGTGTGGGGTTTATGAAACTAATGATGCCATGAATCACCGAATCCACAGACTCGCCTATTCTGTAAAGGAAGTCTTCCACCGACATGATTTCACCTCTTGAGGAGGTCGTCTGCTCCGGTCGGCCCCAATATTGCAGTCGCGGTCTGGTTGTCCATAAAGAACGGGACCACTGTTAAATCCCCTGTTAGGACGCTTGTACCATAGGATATGCCCCAGACGCGATAGCCGGTAGTCTTTGCCATGCTTCCAAAGTAGTAGTTGAGGAAGTAGTAGTCAACGCTGCTCTGCCCCTCCTCTATAGAGATTCCAAAGTTGTTGAATATGTCGAAGAGCTTGCGGTCGTAGTCGGCGTTGGGGACCATGAAGCTTACGAGTCCTATCGGGTAGTACTCCCCGCCGTATTTCATTCCAAGTTCGTCCTGCATTTTCTTTGCCAGCTGGAAGTACTTGGCATGGTTTACCCTGCTGTTCTCAAGGCGCTCGAAGAACGACACGCCAGCATAGGTCCCGAAGTACTTCTGGTCTATTATGCACGATATCAGCGGCTGGACGTCGTAGGCACGGGAGTTGTATCCACCTGTTGAAGGTGGAGCGTTCTCAACTCCAGTGGCGGTTATGGAGTCCGTGGTGTAATAGGGCATCTCACCGATAACAATCCAGTCGAAGTATGCATCTGTCTGTCCATCGGTTACAATGCCAACCTTGGCGGGCGTCACGGCTTCTTTGTTCACACTGGCTGTGGTGCTCCTGAAAGAACTGTCCACATCGGTGAACTCGAAATCTGTCCCACTCAGTCCGGGGTCGAACACGATTTGGTACCTATGATAGTCGTTCAGAACCGTCGGGTTGTCTGAGTCGATGCTGTTGCTCCAGTTTTCAAGTACGGCAAGTGTGTCTCCCCCGTGATCGCTGAAGCCGGGGTTATCATCGATGAACTCAACCTTCTCAGGGTACTGTGGCACGGTCACACTGTAGGTCAGATAGCTTTCGTCTAGGTACTTGCGTATTCTCATGTCGTCTATAGCGTAGTCGTGACCTCCAAAGATGTAAACGCGGGTAAAGGTGTTGTAGGTGTTATCCGAACGGGTGTAGCTTCCCATGAGGTTACCGTCCTCGTCGTACACCTCAACGTGGAGTGTTCCGTCTGTCTTGATTTCAAAGCGGACGAAGTACCAGTAGTTGATACCGTATGTTGAACCCGATGTTCTCTGAAGGTTTCCGCTGTATCCCGTTCTGACATCTATGCCAACGTATCCGTTATCCGGCCTGAACATGGCCCCGTAACCGTTACCATTGTTGTCTATCACGCCAACTCTGTCAAGTCTACCCCCGCTGGTGTTTATCCTGTAGTCCCAGTACTCGAGGATAATGCCCCTTCCGAGGGTTTTCCCTATAGGCCTGTATCCCCCGTTGGGGTCGTTGTTGAGGAGCTTACTCATCGCGTAGTTTCCATCGTGGACATAAAGGGATGTGATGCTGAGGTTTCCGTTGCGATAATCGTCCCACAGCCCCCATTCGCTGGGGTTCTCAAAGTCTTCGAAGAACTCAAAGACCTCGCGTCCGTCTCCCCTCGTTAGGGTGCCGGTGTTGTACTCGATGTAAACCGTGGCAGTGTACTGGTAGGTTCCACCTGAGCTACCTAGGTAAGTGAGGTTCGTCTTCACCCAAACCCTTGCACCGGTGGAGTCCCATCTCTCTATCCAGAATGGAATCTCGCTCTGGAGGTTTTTGTCAGAGTAAACTTTAATCTCTGCCCTGTTTGTGACTGGGTCGGCGTTTATTCCACTCACGTTGGTGGCACTAAGGTCAATGGGTATCTGTATGTTCGTGTAGCTGTCAAGCTGGGGTCCGTCGTAGTTAACGACGACTTTCAGAACATTCTTTGTATAATTAAACTCGGTTTCAACTCCGCCATCGAAATCTTGGGCAGTATCTCCAGGTTTCATTCGGAATCTCACAAAAAACTGCCCATTTATTGCGTTAACAGTCTGAAGGGCGAGCTTCTTTGTTCCGGCTGGAACCACTAGATGGCCATCTCCATCAAGATATGCGTTGGAGAGGTTATTCCAGAGCACGGGGGTTAAGGTGGGATCATCGAAGGTGTCTATAAGCCAGAACAGGCTCTGCTTGTCATATCCATCGGTAGCGTATGAGGAATCATCTGTGAAATAAACGGTGTAGTCGGTGCCGCTGGTTTTTATCCATATCCATGCGTAGGATGTTCCCCAGTACTCTATCCAGAATGGCACGGGGATGCAGGTGGTGTCGGATTTCTCGTATATAACCATCGATGCGGTACCGTCCGTATGGTATATGTTTGGGAACGTGGATGTTGGTATCTTCAGGAGCACGAGACTTCCGTCCGCGTAGCTGGGTATTGTGATGTTGACCCTCCACTTGTAGTTGTAGTTGCACCAATGGGTAGTTGCACTGACGTTGCCGAACACCAGAACGCCTATGTCATCGTCACTGAAGACTTCCAGCGGTGAAATTGGAACACCGTTCAAAGTTGTGTTTACAATGACTGGGGAAGCTATAGTGGTAATATCTCCGCTACGCAGTACGTATCCATCGGCGCCATCACCGGGATATGCGTTGCCGTAGAAGATGTGACCAGAATCCCATGCCGTTGAGGAGTACTTTCCAAGGACATGATCCTCCTGACTAGTTCCGTTTCCGTAGAGGGCCTTGATTGGTCTGTCTATAAGCTCAGGAAATGTGTAGTTGCAGGGTTCTATGGAGCGGTAGTATCTGCCGTATGTAAGGGCTGAGAATAGAGGATCCTCAAGGTTTTCGATGGGTACTACTGAATAAATGTATTTTTCTCGCGGTATTGGGCCACTATAAACTACCTTCCCAGAGACATCTGCGATTGTCACGTCCTTTATCTTTGCTTTTATAACTATTCTAAACGCATCTAGTGGAGCAACCGTTAGCTCGATGTTGCTCCTGAGGAAATTGCTCAGTTGGGATGTACTCATGGCCCTAATCTCGTCAAGTGTTTTGTTTGCTATTCTGAGTTCGTACCCCTGCCTCTCGAGCTCATGCGACATATTGCCGAGCCACCCAAGAACGGTTTGATCCTTCATGAGTCTCTCGGAATAGTTGCTGGGTATATTCCCGGATTGGCCATACAATATTAAATCCCGTATAGTGGCATTCGCCATGCCATTGGGGTCGTTGGGGTCTAAGAAATTTCTGGTGTTGGCGATGTAGTCAACTATCGTAACTATGGCTCTTTTGCCGGATATTTCCAGCGTTCTCTGAAAGTCCATCTCAACATATGAGACTGTCCTGTAGGTTCTCTCAACCTGTGTCCTCTCGCTCTGGCTCATTATTATCTGGGATGAAACGTCCTCATATGTCGCGAGGAGCAGCATCAGGGGTATGAGCAAGAGTATGACAGTTGAATTCATCAGGAATGCTCGCCGCTTTCTCATCAGCTCTCCCTCCAGACTCTGAGTGTTATCGTGATCGGCCGGAATAGACCGGGTATGTTGCCCATGGAGACGAAGACTATGTTGACCGTCGGCGGTAGCTGAACCAGTATTGGATTGGCTTGGGTTCCGTCCCCACCTAGGTTGTTGAACAGTCTTATTATTGCGTCGTCAACGGCGTATCTATCCCGTCCGTTGAGGAGATCCTGCGCAGTAACGTCACAGTAGGGGGAGTCGCCTGCGGTGACGTAGTGGGGCAGATTATCCCCTGTCCAGTAATAGGTTATGTTGTAACCGGAACAACCTGGTCTCAGAAGCGCCGGAAAGACGTCGCCGTAGCCTGCAAACCCCTGAATAACATACGTAAGTTCACCGTGTCCGTTGAGGGGTTGTAGCTGATATCCATTGCCCAAGGTTATGGTAACGGTGTTCAGTCCATTGGAAATGGCATGGGGCAGTGGGTCGTATTTGTAATCAAAACTGTTGGCGGCATATCCAAACTGGGCAAAGTGGGTAAACGGATTTGATGGGTTGCAGCTGGAGTAACCGTTTCCGTTGTGACAGTAGAGATACGTCGGTGATATCATTGGGTTGTCTACCTGAA
Proteins encoded:
- a CDS encoding GMP synthase subunit A gives rise to the protein MIVIMDNGGQYVHRIWRTLRYLGVEAKIIPNTTPLEEIKAMKPKGIIFSGGPDINKTGNCEAILEHYEEFNVPILGICLGHQLIARHFGGKVGRGEKAEYSLVEVEILEENDIFRGLPERLKVWESHMDEVKELPKGFRLLARSETCPIEAMKHESLPIYGVQFHPEVFHTERGADIYRNFAELCGEL
- the guaA gene encoding glutamine-hydrolyzing GMP synthase — protein: MWERFIEEKVEEIRNTVGDGKAIIALSGGVDSSVAAVLAHKAIGDRLHAVFVNTGFMRKNEPEFVVKTFRDEFGLNLHYVDAGERFFSELKGVTDPEEKRKIIGRVFIEVFEEVAREIDAQFLIQGTIAPDWIESRGKIKSHHNVGGLPERLNLRLIEPVRDLYKDEVRELGRELGLPEKIYNRMPFPGPGLAVRVLGEVTPEKVAIVREANAIVEEEIERAGLRPWQAFAVLLGVKTVGVQGDIRAYKETIAVRVVESLDGMTANAMNVPFEVLQRIAFRITSEIPDVGRVLYDITNKPPATIEFE
- a CDS encoding DUF2341 domain-containing protein; protein product: MNGVPISPLEVFSDDDIGVLVFGNVSATTHWCNYNYKWRVNITIPSYADGSLVLLKIPTSTFPNIYHTDGTASMVIYEKSDTTCIPVPFWIEYWGTSYAWIWIKTSGTDYTVYFTDDSSYATDGYDKQSLFWLIDTFDDPTLTPVLWNNLSNAYLDGDGHLVVPAGTKKLALQTVNAINGQFFVRFRMKPGDTAQDFDGGVETEFNYTKNVLKVVVNYDGPQLDSYTNIQIPIDLSATNVSGINADPVTNRAEIKVYSDKNLQSEIPFWIERWDSTGARVWVKTNLTYLGSSGGTYQYTATVYIEYNTGTLTRGDGREVFEFFEDFENPSEWGLWDDYRNGNLSITSLYVHDGNYAMSKLLNNDPNGGYRPIGKTLGRGIILEYWDYRINTSGGRLDRVGVIDNNGNGYGAMFRPDNGYVGIDVRTGYSGNLQRTSGSTYGINYWYFVRFEIKTDGTLHVEVYDEDGNLMGSYTRSDNTYNTFTRVYIFGGHDYAIDDMRIRKYLDESYLTYSVTVPQYPEKVEFIDDNPGFSDHGGDTLAVLENWSNSIDSDNPTVLNDYHRYQIVFDPGLSGTDFEFTDVDSSFRSTTASVNKEAVTPAKVGIVTDGQTDAYFDWIVIGEMPYYTTDSITATGVENAPPSTGGYNSRAYDVQPLISCIIDQKYFGTYAGVSFFERLENSRVNHAKYFQLAKKMQDELGMKYGGEYYPIGLVSFMVPNADYDRKLFDIFNNFGISIEEGQSSVDYYFLNYYFGSMAKTTGYRVWGISYGTSVLTGDLTVVPFFMDNQTATAILGPTGADDLLKR
- a CDS encoding DUF2101 family protein; this translates as MSVEDFLYRIGESVDSVIHGIISFINPTPSEEPPSFRYLGRLVKKRLTTHEYLSLKLQIAFLLYLIMNLILLFLRASPLWLVGVAVVYFLYLRYTLVRNREFFVEHEPYRFFYYAISLISFAVFTGYTVVRRIATSIYYYYAYLLIAFVAVMAFRWYFKQRYGRDYTYGVVEEIKGEVVKVFVHDDIAANVKPGHYWVDAVEDLEVGRVVKLIVEDRKLKGAVPLKIIEVYLSDIENQSSHSSTEPKEETE
- a CDS encoding formate--phosphoribosylaminoimidazolecarboxamide ligase — translated: MRVATYASHSALQILKGAKGEGFETIAFGNPRVKPLYMRYFPVADYFIEGTYPEEELLELDAVVIPTGSFVAHLGIELVEKMRVPYYGNKEVLKWESDRNLERKWLERAKLRLPRVYDDPDGIDGPVIVKPFGAGGGKGYFLAKSPEDFWRKAERLGIRDKEDLRKVQIQEYVLGVPVYPHYFYSKLNRELELMSIDRRYESNADAVGRVPAKEQLDLEINTNYTVVGNIPIVLRESLLMDVIEAGERTVKAAEELMGGLWGPFCLEGVFTEELDFVVFEISARIVAGTNPFVHGSPYSWLRYDEPVSTGRRIAMELKQGLEEDRLDEILT
- the purL gene encoding phosphoribosylformylglycinamidine synthase subunit PurL; its protein translation is MFPHEETLIRERLKREPNELEWAMLEVMWSEHASYKSSRPWLKLLPTENEHVILGPGEDAGIIRFDDETWVVVGIESHNHPSAVEPYGGAATGVGGIVRDILCMGARPIALLDPIRFGPLEKERNRYLFEYVVKGIADYGNRIGVPTVGGETEFDESLEDYTLVNVACVGIMRPEHLVHSYVTESGLKLILVGNRTGRDGIHGVTFASEELGENAEEEDRSAVQIPDPFTEKLLIEATLEAVYTGKVKALKDLGGGGLTCAASEMAGKKGFGAVIYADRVPLREPGMSVTEVMISESQERMLFAVSEADVDALGKIFEKYGLEWTVVGEVVEEPRFVIYWMGKKVADLPVELLADVPTIEWEMKPYSIEKPVETPEVSFDRAFNLVWSSPNVVSKRWVWQQYDHEVQGRTVLKPGRDAAVLKLNDEYGLAFVADGNPRHSHLNPYQGAMGAVAEVVRNLVGVGAEPLALVDNLNFASPERLEVYWSFAETVRGLADAAKAFGLAYVSGNVSFYNEVVDRPIKPTPVVAGLGKVKLEEIPEMGLEEGLLIAVVGLTRPELGGSELYRVFGVEGGFAPRVNLKVERANAEGILKAIQKGLVRAVHDVSRGGIAVALGEMALAGSTGFTVDFSKVPAETSNPVEVAFSESHSRYIVAFPEENLDELTAVFRDFAVIGRAGRKEAAFLWDGRELLRKPLEELRAIHESLPKLLGEEE